In the genome of Streptomyces lydicus, the window CTGCAGCAGTACTGCACCGGTGAACTCGGCATGGTCGGTACGTACAACGCCACCGGCCGGGACGGCGAGATCACCCAGGGCGGCTACTCCACCCACCTCGTCGTCGACGAGAACTACGCCCTGAGCATCCCCGAGAGCATCCCGCTGGACGCCGCGGCCCCGCTGCTGTGCGCCGGCATCACCCTCTACTCGCCGCTCGCCCACTGGCAGGCCGGGCCCGGCAAGAAGGTCGCCATCGTCGGCCTGGGCGGCCTCGGCCACATGGGCGTGAAGATCGCGCATGCGATGGGCGCCGAGGTCACCGTGCTGAGCCAGTCGCTGCGCAAGAAGGACGACGGCCTGCGGCTGGGCGCCGACCACTACCACGCGACCTCCGACCCGGCCACGTTCGAGGCGCTGGCGGAAAGCTTCGACCTGATCGTCAACACCGTCTCCGCCAACCTGGACCTCAACGCCTACCTCGGTCTCCTGCGCACCGACGGCACCCTGGTCCAGCTCGGCGCCCCCGAGAGCCCGCTGCCCGTCGCGCCGTTCGCCCTGCTCACGCGGCGCCGCTCGATCGCCGGCTCGCTGATCGGCGGCATCCCGGAGACGCAGGAAATGCTCGACTTCTGCGGTGAGCACGGACTGGCGTCGGACATCGAGGTGATCAGCGCCGACCAGATCAACGAGGCCTACGAGCGCGTCCTGGCGAGCGACGTCCGCTACCGCTTCGTGATAGACGCCTCGACGATCTGAACCATCTGATCCGATTCACCCGTCGGATCCACGAGCACCTTCCGCCCGGTTCCGGGCGGAGGCGCGCACGCCCGGGGCGGTCTGCCGAAGACCGACCCGGGCGCGCGCATGCCATGGCTCCTCAGCGCGGGAACCTCAGCGGGCCCCTTGCGCCCGCCGCATCGTCCGGGACGGCCACCAGGTCACCCGCCCCAGGAGGATCAGTGCCGACGGCAGGATCACGACGCGGATGACGAAGGCGTCCAGCAGGACGGCCACCGCGAGGCTGAAGCCGATCTGCTTCATCTCGGCGAGGTGCAGGAACATATAGCTGGCGAAGACCGTCACCATGACCACGGCCGCACTGGTGACGACCTTGGCGGAGGCACCGACCCCGTGCAGCACCGCCTCCCTGGTGGGCACGCCGCACAGTGCCGCCTCCCGTATGCGGCTGACGACGAAGACCTGGTAGTCCATCGACAGACCGAAGAGGATCACGAACAGGAACAGCGGGACACGGGACCCGATGGCGCTGGTCGCCGTGGCGTCGAAGCCGAACAGGGTGGTGGCCAGGCCGTGCTGGAAGAAGATCACGACCAGGCCGAACGCGGCGGCGGCGGAGAGCAG includes:
- a CDS encoding NAD(P)-dependent alcohol dehydrogenase, with the translated sequence MTHTSAFAYAAPAPKAPLERISIPRRELGAHDILIDIKYAGICHSDIHTARAEWGDGGAFPIVPGHEIAGVVAEVGAEVTRYKAGDRVGVGCFVDSCRECENCRAGLQQYCTGELGMVGTYNATGRDGEITQGGYSTHLVVDENYALSIPESIPLDAAAPLLCAGITLYSPLAHWQAGPGKKVAIVGLGGLGHMGVKIAHAMGAEVTVLSQSLRKKDDGLRLGADHYHATSDPATFEALAESFDLIVNTVSANLDLNAYLGLLRTDGTLVQLGAPESPLPVAPFALLTRRRSIAGSLIGGIPETQEMLDFCGEHGLASDIEVISADQINEAYERVLASDVRYRFVIDASTI